Within the Gordonia westfalica genome, the region GGCCCTCGCAGCCACTGTCAGCTGATTAACGCTCTACAACCGTGCAGTTCAGCAGGTCATGCCTGGCGCCAACGCTATTGCCCGCCGGCCAACTCTAGCCACCCCCACTAACTGGACCAGATCTCCCCAAGGAGACTCAAATGACAGCATTCCCCAGCGTATCGCTCTCGTTCGTGAGCGTCATCTGTAATGATATCGTTGCGCAATCAGCATTCTACGCAGGCGTTTTCGCGCTACCGACAGCCACTGAGCTGTCCTCCGACCACTTCCGCGCGCTTAGACTCGGCGACACTATCCTCGGGTTTCACACTACGGCCGCCATCAGTCTGCTCGACCTTCCGCAAGACACCCCGATCGGTGATGCAGCAGCAGCATTCTGGACCTTCGAGGTCCACGGCAAACAGGACGTCGACACCCTCACCGACTCAGCAGTCGCAGCCGGCGGTCGCCTCGTCAAGGCTCCCTACACGACGTATTATGGTGCATATCAATCTGTCCTGCGTGATCCAGAAGGAAATGTCTTCCGGATCAACAAATCTGGCGTAGCATGACTCCGAAGACCGCTCCCGGCCGGAGCGATATCCCGGAGGACTGGCTGATGGTCAGGACGAACCTCAGTGCCGAATTGCTGCCATCAGCAGCCCCACAGCCAGATTCGATGAAGTTTGCAATGACTGACACGGCCTCGCCGCGACTCTCGAGATCGTCTGTCCTTGAGACGCGGAGTCAACATATGGCTCGACACTGGGAGTCTCACAGATCGCTGACACCACCACTTTGCGGCAAGCAATCAGAGTCCTCGGCATCCACCGGCGCGCTAGGGACTGTCG harbors:
- a CDS encoding VOC family protein, giving the protein MTAFPSVSLSFVSVICNDIVAQSAFYAGVFALPTATELSSDHFRALRLGDTILGFHTTAAISLLDLPQDTPIGDAAAAFWTFEVHGKQDVDTLTDSAVAAGGRLVKAPYTTYYGAYQSVLRDPEGNVFRINKSGVA